A single Chryseobacterium sp. DNA region contains:
- a CDS encoding GMP synthase → MKDIRIALLDMNNNHVNQGFRNIKEISEAFRQNSEENVVIKTFDVRFKNEMPEITDFDIFISSGGPGTPHREGFEWEDRFARFLDSIFEHNQYSEDKKYLFLICHSFQLASIHWKLGNICKRKSYSFGVMPIHKTREGREEFLFKNLQDPFYAVDSRAYQFIEPDHDRFEELGMQITAIEKFRPHINLERAVMAVRFSDEIFGTQFHPEANPEALIENLKDEKNKEAMIENFGMEKYLEVIDRIDDEDKIIRTRNEILPRFLQFAEKNMLKKTESLA, encoded by the coding sequence ATGAAAGATATTCGAATTGCTCTGCTGGACATGAATAACAACCATGTCAATCAAGGATTTAGAAATATTAAAGAAATTTCTGAAGCATTCCGGCAGAACTCTGAAGAAAATGTGGTCATCAAAACATTCGATGTAAGGTTTAAAAATGAAATGCCGGAAATCACAGATTTTGATATTTTTATTTCTTCCGGCGGCCCCGGTACTCCACACAGAGAAGGTTTTGAGTGGGAAGACCGATTTGCCCGTTTCCTGGATTCTATTTTTGAACATAATCAATACAGTGAGGACAAAAAATATTTGTTTTTGATCTGCCACTCATTCCAGCTGGCAAGTATCCATTGGAAACTGGGGAATATCTGCAAAAGAAAATCCTATTCTTTTGGAGTAATGCCGATTCATAAAACCAGGGAAGGCAGAGAAGAATTTTTATTTAAAAACCTTCAGGATCCTTTTTATGCCGTAGATTCCAGAGCTTACCAGTTTATTGAGCCTGATCATGACCGTTTTGAAGAATTGGGAATGCAGATCACAGCCATCGAAAAATTCCGTCCGCACATCAATTTAGAAAGAGCAGTAATGGCGGTTCGTTTTTCAGATGAAATATTCGGAACCCAATTTCACCCTGAAGCCAATCCCGAAGCTTTGATCGAAAATCTTAAAGATGAAAAAAACAAAGAAGCGATGATTGAAAACTTCGGAATGGAGAAATATCTTGAAGTGATAGACAGAATAGATGATGAAGACAAAATTATCCGGACAAGAAACGAAATCCTGCCAAGATTCCTTCAGTTTGCAGAAAAAAATATGTTGAAAAAAACTGAATCTTTGGCTTAA
- a CDS encoding SHOCT domain-containing protein — translation MMEKSFSNGVNLYINGNKMYDNQRPFSPQVPPNANAESSATIFEQLEKLGKLREAGVLTEEEFAEQKENCLINCKNKEDE, via the coding sequence ATGATGGAAAAGTCCTTTAGTAATGGAGTCAACCTGTACATTAATGGAAATAAAATGTATGATAACCAGCGACCATTTTCACCACAAGTTCCACCTAATGCCAATGCAGAATCCTCTGCAACTATTTTTGAACAGTTGGAAAAATTGGGAAAACTGAGAGAAGCAGGAGTTTTAACAGAAGAAGAATTTGCAGAACAAAAAGAAAACTGCTTGATAAATTGTAAAAATAAAGAAGATGAGTAG
- a CDS encoding PH domain-containing protein has protein sequence MNMICALCGTPLTSADMLVGKNKLADGGCLCAPCFDKAITINRDLINTLDQYYFAEITGMILKSKIDAGQHLTSSSHIGANRYEYDAPTRLDEIKDQIVALNARLSILANEEVNELDNVLDNDEKLVAIAEGINLQNNREGIIFSTQKRVVFIDKKFLGGVVKNEFIHQNIISVDLTDNLLYSILKINTTGETTEFKLHNKNDGKVL, from the coding sequence ATGAATATGATTTGTGCATTATGCGGTACACCGCTAACATCTGCAGACATGCTTGTGGGAAAAAATAAACTGGCAGACGGAGGCTGCCTGTGTGCGCCATGTTTTGATAAAGCGATTACGATCAACAGAGACCTTATCAATACTCTTGATCAGTACTATTTTGCAGAAATAACAGGAATGATCCTCAAGAGCAAAATTGATGCTGGCCAACATCTTACAAGTTCATCCCATATCGGAGCGAATCGTTATGAGTATGATGCCCCTACAAGACTTGACGAAATCAAGGACCAGATTGTAGCTCTTAATGCAAGGTTAAGCATTTTAGCGAATGAAGAAGTCAATGAACTGGACAATGTACTGGATAATGATGAAAAACTGGTTGCCATTGCAGAAGGAATAAACCTTCAAAATAACAGGGAAGGAATTATCTTTTCAACACAGAAAAGAGTTGTTTTTATTGATAAAAAATTCCTTGGAGGAGTCGTGAAGAATGAATTTATCCATCAAAATATCATTTCGGTAGATCTTACTGACAATCTTTTATACTCAATACTGAAAATCAATACTACAGGTGAGACAACCGAATTTAAGCTGCATAACAAGAATGATGGAAAAGTCCTTTAG
- a CDS encoding YtxH domain-containing protein yields the protein MGNKTKGLLALLGLGALAYWKYKNSSPEDQQAVKDKINTAKDNLNKWGNDLKSKANDVASQVQNKVDEAKTKAEDSLS from the coding sequence ATGGGAAACAAAACAAAAGGCTTATTAGCTTTACTTGGATTAGGTGCTTTAGCGTATTGGAAATATAAAAATTCAAGTCCTGAAGACCAACAGGCTGTGAAAGATAAAATCAATACAGCCAAAGATAATCTTAACAAATGGGGAAATGATCTCAAGAGCAAAGCAAATGATGTCGCTTCCCAGGTTCAGAATAAAGTAGATGAAGCCAAAACAAAGGCTGAGGACTCTTTAAGCTAA
- a CDS encoding class I SAM-dependent methyltransferase gives MENYLEINKNSWNAKVGPHLKSDFYFVDEFLKGRTSLNSIELELLGDIKGKSILHLQCHFGQDSISLSRMGAKVTGIDLSDKAIEAGKDLARQCGTDTEFICSDVYRLPDVLDQKFDIVYTSYGTIGWLPDLEKWAGVISHFLKPGGQFIMAEFHPVVWMFDDDFTKVAYHYFNEKPIVETYEGTYADQSAPIVQEYVMWNHSLAEVLDNLIKKDVELKSFREFDWSPYPCFRHVEEFEKGKWRIPQFGNRIPLVYAFTAKKK, from the coding sequence ATGGAAAATTACTTAGAAATAAATAAAAACTCATGGAATGCTAAAGTCGGACCCCATTTAAAATCGGATTTCTATTTCGTAGATGAGTTTTTAAAAGGAAGAACTTCCCTCAATTCAATTGAGCTGGAGCTTTTGGGAGATATAAAAGGTAAAAGTATTCTGCACCTGCAGTGTCATTTTGGACAGGATTCTATTTCACTTTCCAGAATGGGTGCTAAAGTGACAGGGATCGACTTGTCAGACAAAGCTATTGAAGCTGGGAAAGATCTGGCCCGGCAGTGTGGCACAGATACAGAATTTATCTGTTCGGATGTTTACCGTCTTCCCGATGTGCTGGATCAGAAATTTGATATCGTTTATACAAGCTATGGTACGATAGGCTGGCTTCCTGACCTGGAAAAATGGGCCGGAGTGATCAGCCATTTTCTAAAACCCGGCGGACAGTTTATCATGGCAGAGTTTCATCCTGTAGTCTGGATGTTTGATGATGATTTTACCAAAGTAGCCTACCATTATTTCAATGAAAAGCCAATTGTAGAGACCTATGAAGGAACCTATGCAGATCAGTCGGCACCTATCGTACAGGAATATGTCATGTGGAATCATTCTCTGGCAGAGGTTCTCGATAATCTGATTAAAAAAGATGTAGAATTAAAATCTTTCCGGGAATTTGACTGGTCCCCATATCCATGTTTCAGGCATGTGGAGGAATTTGAAAAAGGAAAATGGAGAATACCTCAGTTTGGCAACAGAATACCACTGGTATATGCATTCACAGCAAAGAAAAAATAA
- the cphA gene encoding cyanophycin synthetase, translating into MKIEKIQALRGPNIWSIRRKKLIQMRLDLEEMENYPTNKIDGFRERIEKLIPSLITHRCSEGVEGGFFHRVETGTWMGHVIEHIALEIQTLAGMDVGFGRTRETKTPGVYNVVFNYIEENVGIYAAEEAVKIAEALIEDKDYDLNACIHTLKEIRERVRLGPSTGSIVQEAVSRKIPWIRLGTNSLVQLGYGVNQQRFQATITGKTSSIAVDIACNKELTKKMLHDAAIPVPIGDLVVDEEGLNSVIKKIGYPIVLKPLDGNHGKGSSINVNDWEAAKIGLLHAQNYSRKVIVEKYITGYDFRVLVINNKMVAAARRVPAHVVGDGELNLQQLIDKENKDPRRGYGHENVLTEIEVEKDTLELLEKLQYTLETVPHKGEVVYLKSTANLSTGGTSIDVTDMVHPENITMAERVSKIIGLDVCGIDIMAENLTQPLKESGGAIIEVNAAPGFRMHLAPSEGLPRNVAAPVVDMLYPQGKPFTIPIIAVTGTNGKTTTTRLISHIVKSNGYRVGFTTSDGIYIQNTMLSKGDTTGPLSAEFILKDPTVEFAVLETARGGILRSGLGFSQCDIGVLTNIEEDHLGMNDIHSLKDLTKVKRVVLDSVKKNGWSVLNADNEYSMKIMNDLDSNVAIFSMDENNPHIVKFAKEGKITCVYEEGFVTIKKSDWKIRIGKAKDFPITMEGKARFMIENVLAASLASYLYGFGIEDISNSLRTFIPSAQLTPGRLNVFKFKNFKVLIDFAHNPSGYEAIEDYLKNIESSKKIGIISGVGDRRDSDIRECGKIAGRMFDYIIIRNEKHLRGRTEDEINGLIIEGIQASGRDISYEIIPKEIEALKHAISMAEEGTFITALSDVISNAIDLVQEYQTRELLEDDKI; encoded by the coding sequence ATGAAAATCGAAAAGATTCAGGCACTACGTGGTCCTAATATCTGGAGTATCAGAAGAAAGAAACTGATACAGATGAGATTAGACCTTGAAGAAATGGAGAATTATCCTACTAATAAAATCGACGGATTCCGCGAAAGAATTGAAAAATTGATTCCGTCATTGATTACCCATAGATGTTCGGAAGGAGTAGAAGGCGGGTTTTTCCATAGAGTGGAAACGGGAACCTGGATGGGACATGTCATAGAGCATATTGCTTTGGAGATCCAGACACTGGCCGGTATGGATGTAGGTTTCGGAAGAACCCGGGAAACAAAAACTCCGGGAGTATATAATGTAGTCTTTAATTATATTGAAGAAAATGTAGGAATTTATGCTGCTGAAGAAGCTGTAAAAATTGCAGAAGCTTTAATTGAAGACAAAGACTACGATCTGAATGCGTGCATCCATACATTAAAAGAGATCAGAGAACGTGTCCGTCTGGGACCTTCTACGGGAAGTATTGTGCAAGAAGCGGTTTCCCGGAAAATTCCCTGGATCAGGTTAGGAACAAATTCTTTGGTACAGCTGGGATATGGGGTAAATCAGCAACGGTTCCAGGCTACCATTACAGGGAAAACAAGTTCGATAGCTGTAGATATTGCATGCAATAAAGAACTCACCAAGAAAATGCTTCATGATGCTGCCATTCCGGTCCCGATCGGAGATCTTGTGGTTGATGAGGAAGGGTTAAACAGTGTAATTAAGAAAATAGGCTATCCTATTGTTCTGAAACCTTTAGACGGAAACCATGGGAAAGGATCTTCTATTAATGTAAACGATTGGGAAGCTGCTAAAATCGGGTTGCTGCATGCTCAGAACTATTCCAGAAAAGTAATTGTAGAAAAGTATATTACGGGATATGATTTCAGAGTATTGGTCATCAACAATAAAATGGTAGCGGCAGCAAGAAGGGTTCCTGCTCATGTTGTGGGTGACGGCGAACTGAATCTTCAGCAGCTCATCGATAAAGAAAATAAAGACCCAAGAAGAGGATATGGCCATGAAAATGTCCTTACCGAAATTGAAGTGGAAAAAGATACTTTAGAACTGCTTGAAAAGCTTCAGTACACCCTTGAAACCGTTCCCCATAAAGGAGAAGTAGTATATCTGAAGTCTACTGCAAATCTTTCAACAGGGGGAACTTCAATAGATGTTACCGATATGGTACATCCTGAAAATATCACCATGGCTGAGAGGGTTTCCAAAATTATAGGCTTAGATGTCTGTGGTATTGATATAATGGCGGAAAATCTGACCCAGCCCTTAAAAGAAAGCGGAGGAGCTATCATAGAAGTCAATGCTGCTCCCGGATTCAGAATGCACCTCGCCCCAAGTGAAGGACTTCCAAGAAATGTTGCTGCACCTGTAGTGGATATGCTGTATCCGCAAGGGAAACCTTTTACCATTCCAATCATTGCAGTCACAGGAACCAATGGAAAAACAACGACGACAAGGCTAATCTCTCATATCGTTAAAAGCAACGGATATAGAGTAGGATTTACTACTTCAGACGGAATATATATACAGAATACAATGCTGTCAAAAGGAGATACTACCGGGCCGCTTTCCGCAGAATTTATTCTGAAGGATCCCACGGTAGAATTTGCAGTTCTGGAAACTGCCAGGGGAGGTATTCTACGTTCCGGCTTAGGGTTTTCACAGTGTGATATTGGAGTTTTGACCAATATTGAGGAAGACCATTTGGGAATGAATGATATCCATAGCCTAAAAGACTTAACCAAGGTAAAAAGAGTGGTCCTGGACAGTGTAAAGAAAAACGGCTGGAGCGTTCTGAATGCGGACAATGAATATTCTATGAAGATTATGAATGATCTGGATAGTAATGTTGCTATTTTCAGTATGGATGAAAACAATCCTCATATTGTAAAATTTGCGAAAGAAGGCAAAATTACCTGTGTTTATGAAGAAGGCTTTGTCACTATTAAGAAAAGTGACTGGAAGATCAGAATAGGAAAGGCTAAAGATTTTCCTATTACCATGGAAGGGAAAGCCCGGTTTATGATTGAAAATGTACTGGCAGCGAGTTTGGCGAGCTATCTTTACGGATTCGGGATTGAAGATATATCCAATTCTTTAAGAACATTCATCCCAAGTGCCCAGCTGACTCCGGGAAGGCTGAATGTCTTTAAATTTAAAAACTTTAAAGTCCTGATCGACTTTGCCCATAATCCTTCAGGATATGAAGCGATTGAAGACTACTTGAAAAATATTGAGTCAAGTAAAAAAATAGGAATTATTTCCGGGGTAGGCGACCGTCGTGACAGCGATATCAGAGAATGCGGAAAGATTGCCGGAAGAATGTTTGACTACATCATTATCCGGAATGAAAAGCATCTTCGCGGAAGAACGGAAGATGAGATCAATGGGCTTATTATCGAAGGAATACAGGCCTCCGGAAGAGATATAAGCTATGAAATCATCCCCAAAGAAATTGAAGCTTTAAAACATGCGATCAGTATGGCTGAAGAAGGGACTTTCATTACCGCTTTAAGCGATGTGATTTCTAATGCTATTGACCTGGTTCAGGAATATCAGACACGAGAACTGCTGGAAGATGATAAGATTTAA
- a CDS encoding GNAT family N-acetyltransferase yields MNKQVSPGILENWLKAWAISRELPLPVPYQSGFRIAVGNRYQKERYVFTEPNDDFYQLCHLISDPWIYLKVCAASDQFIKNIPGRWILQPQGYMMSCFRPMNIPAIKLTEGYMVEFAHYNSTFVVNILTESKEQAAAGRVVLAGDLAVYDRIVTEEQHRRKGLASFLIGELEKIALSKGVFNNFLVATEAGKSLYETLGWEVYSLYTSIVIPSKH; encoded by the coding sequence ATGAATAAGCAGGTATCTCCCGGAATTCTTGAAAATTGGCTTAAAGCCTGGGCTATATCAAGAGAACTGCCTTTACCCGTTCCTTATCAATCAGGTTTCAGGATAGCTGTAGGAAACAGATATCAAAAAGAACGTTATGTGTTTACGGAGCCTAATGATGACTTCTATCAACTCTGTCATCTGATCAGTGATCCCTGGATTTATCTGAAAGTCTGTGCTGCTTCCGATCAGTTTATTAAAAATATTCCCGGCAGATGGATACTTCAGCCACAAGGATATATGATGAGCTGTTTTCGGCCTATGAATATTCCTGCGATTAAACTTACTGAAGGATATATGGTGGAATTTGCTCATTATAATTCAACATTTGTCGTTAACATTCTTACTGAAAGTAAAGAACAGGCAGCAGCAGGCCGCGTTGTTTTGGCAGGTGACCTGGCTGTTTATGACAGAATTGTAACGGAAGAGCAACACAGAAGAAAAGGACTGGCCTCTTTTTTAATTGGAGAACTGGAGAAAATTGCTTTATCAAAGGGTGTTTTCAATAATTTCCTGGTAGCAACAGAAGCAGGTAAATCATTGTATGAAACGTTAGGCTGGGAAGTATATAGCTTATATACTTCTATTGTAATTCCATCGAAGCATTAA
- a CDS encoding isoaspartyl peptidase/L-asparaginase, with the protein MKIIIHGGFFSESDQSHEIKTAKQDSLKKIAQKAFDYLQTHSAFDTVAYTVSLLEDDPLYNAGTGSQIQSDGVIRMSAAIMNGETQKLSGVINIQDVKNPIFVAKELITEDDRVLGGKGANIYASEHGFENFSTEIPQRRREYEAKLSNGGKGTVGCVAIDKEGKLAVATSTGGKGFEIPGRISDSATVAGNYANSFCAVSCTGVGEDIVSNATAAKIVTRVTDGMSLAHAFHKTFDELKAIDGFAGAIAIDKDGNLFHQDSYPTMVFASFDGKNFETFS; encoded by the coding sequence ATGAAAATCATCATCCACGGCGGTTTCTTCTCAGAAAGTGACCAAAGCCACGAAATAAAGACCGCAAAACAGGATTCTTTAAAAAAAATAGCACAAAAAGCATTCGATTATTTACAGACCCATTCAGCTTTTGATACTGTCGCGTATACAGTTTCTCTTTTGGAAGACGATCCTTTATACAATGCCGGAACCGGCTCACAGATTCAAAGTGACGGTGTTATCCGTATGAGTGCAGCCATTATGAATGGAGAAACTCAGAAATTAAGCGGCGTAATTAATATTCAGGATGTAAAAAATCCAATTTTTGTAGCGAAGGAGCTGATCACGGAAGACGACAGGGTTTTGGGAGGAAAAGGAGCTAATATATATGCCTCGGAGCATGGTTTTGAAAATTTTTCTACAGAGATCCCGCAGCGAAGAAGAGAATATGAAGCCAAACTCAGCAATGGCGGAAAAGGAACGGTAGGCTGTGTCGCCATTGATAAGGAAGGCAAACTGGCAGTCGCCACTTCTACAGGAGGAAAAGGGTTCGAAATTCCGGGGAGAATTTCAGATTCCGCCACGGTAGCCGGAAATTATGCCAACTCATTCTGTGCAGTAAGCTGTACGGGTGTCGGAGAAGATATTGTAAGCAATGCTACTGCAGCCAAGATCGTCACTAGAGTTACAGATGGAATGAGCCTAGCCCATGCATTTCATAAAACTTTTGATGAACTTAAAGCGATTGACGGATTTGCCGGTGCCATTGCAATTGATAAAGATGGAAATCTCTTCCACCAGGATTCCTATCCTACGATGGTTTTTGCCAGCTTTGACGGGAAAAATTTTGAAACCTTTTCTTAA
- a CDS encoding PH domain-containing protein, translating into MSSKCSLCNAELTSMDTLLGANNLADGGVLCNRCLEKVSESNEELLYALSKFNIHDIQNLIERERVEQRQPAVKMEENLPVLIDQEAESISSDVYKRRLRKIKYELERLKANLSMFTKGEIKELPHLISEEEKIIAITDAQFINTLDAGILVVTPRRIISVSKAMFAVVKIHEYPNESIQAVSFVTDPTSPIIKLHLSEKVVEFECYFDKDDAERFYDKIKMIYNNTPEQPQKQMGTVKKASSEEIFEQLEKLGKLRERGILTDTEFTEQKKKLLDQLG; encoded by the coding sequence ATGAGTAGCAAATGTTCATTATGTAATGCAGAGCTCACCTCCATGGACACCCTTTTGGGAGCAAATAATCTTGCAGACGGAGGTGTATTATGCAATAGATGTTTAGAAAAAGTGAGTGAGAGCAACGAGGAATTGTTGTATGCTCTCAGTAAGTTCAACATTCATGACATACAAAATTTGATAGAAAGAGAAAGAGTAGAACAAAGGCAGCCTGCAGTAAAAATGGAAGAAAACCTTCCCGTATTGATCGATCAGGAGGCGGAAAGCATTTCAAGTGATGTCTATAAAAGAAGGCTCAGAAAAATCAAATACGAACTGGAAAGGCTGAAAGCCAATCTTTCTATGTTTACGAAAGGTGAGATCAAAGAACTTCCCCATTTGATTTCTGAGGAAGAAAAGATCATTGCTATCACGGATGCACAGTTTATTAATACGCTGGATGCAGGAATATTGGTCGTTACTCCAAGAAGAATCATTTCTGTGTCGAAAGCCATGTTTGCAGTTGTAAAAATCCATGAGTATCCTAATGAAAGCATCCAGGCAGTGAGTTTTGTGACGGATCCTACATCTCCCATTATTAAACTGCACCTCAGCGAAAAAGTAGTGGAATTTGAATGCTATTTTGATAAAGACGATGCAGAGAGATTTTATGACAAAATAAAAATGATTTATAACAATACTCCGGAACAGCCCCAAAAGCAAATGGGAACAGTGAAAAAAGCGTCTAGTGAAGAGATTTTTGAACAGCTGGAAAAATTAGGGAAACTGAGAGAAAGAGGAATTCTTACTGATACAGAATTTACAGAACAGAAAAAGAAACTGCTGGACCAGTTAGGATAA
- a CDS encoding alpha/beta hydrolase-fold protein — protein MPHIEHTEYYSNILGISLNVEVTGYYGYPIIMFPTSQGLYTQNHDFHLNGSINWFIEQGKVKLYNIQTIDSWSFYDEKISPQQRIRNYERYVQFLIKEFIPYIQKLHKTHRVAVAGASFGGYHAANFAFRFPDVVSHLFCLSGAFSIRNFMNGYSDDLVYYNCPREFVRNDEAWKYKHMHIVLSTSDQDICKDKNIEMAEILRIKGIEFWYDERRWIGHDWPLWRMVFPTFIGTYFS, from the coding sequence ATGCCTCATATAGAACATACAGAGTATTATTCCAATATACTGGGAATAAGTCTTAATGTAGAAGTAACCGGATATTACGGCTATCCTATCATTATGTTTCCCACTTCACAGGGCCTGTATACTCAAAACCATGACTTCCATCTCAACGGGAGCATCAACTGGTTTATAGAACAGGGAAAAGTAAAGCTATATAATATCCAGACCATCGACAGCTGGAGCTTTTATGATGAAAAAATATCTCCCCAGCAAAGAATAAGAAATTATGAACGGTATGTACAGTTTTTAATCAAAGAATTCATCCCTTATATTCAGAAGCTTCATAAAACCCATCGTGTGGCAGTTGCCGGTGCAAGCTTCGGCGGCTATCATGCGGCCAATTTTGCCTTCAGGTTTCCGGACGTCGTATCCCACTTGTTCTGTCTTTCGGGAGCTTTCAGCATCAGAAATTTTATGAATGGATATTCCGATGATTTGGTATACTACAACTGTCCGAGAGAATTTGTAAGAAACGACGAGGCCTGGAAATACAAACATATGCATATTGTACTCAGTACTTCTGACCAGGATATCTGTAAAGACAAGAACATTGAGATGGCAGAAATTTTAAGAATTAAAGGCATAGAATTCTGGTATGATGAAAGAAGATGGATCGGCCATGACTGGCCTTTATGGAGAATGGTGTTCCCTACTTTTATAGGAACCTATTTCTCTTAG
- a CDS encoding cyanophycinase: MTKPVGKLIVIGGAVNKGSFAETDYDQNIEKNLNFFERGILRKIINESKHKEDSVIEIVTTASQIPQIVGTEYKKAFEFLGAKNVNILDIHNREEANSDAMVARANAADVMMLTGGDQLRLTSILGGTRFHDTILLKYQEQDFIYSGTSAGAAAASENMIYQGSSSEALLKGEIKTTQGLGLIDNVIIDTHFVQRGRIGRLFQAVVNNPRTLGIGLGEDTGLFIHNDVMTAVGSGLVILVDGRFIKDTNLTNINLGEPISIDNLTVHVMSMNDHYDLTTKTLTIENSQFNPIPQDK; this comes from the coding sequence ATGACAAAACCTGTTGGAAAATTAATAGTTATCGGAGGAGCTGTAAACAAAGGGAGTTTTGCAGAAACCGATTATGATCAGAATATCGAAAAGAACCTCAATTTTTTTGAACGTGGAATTTTAAGGAAGATTATCAATGAGTCAAAACATAAGGAGGATTCTGTCATTGAGATCGTAACAACGGCTTCTCAGATTCCGCAAATCGTAGGTACTGAATATAAAAAAGCATTCGAATTTCTGGGAGCAAAAAATGTCAATATTCTTGATATTCATAACCGTGAAGAGGCTAATTCCGATGCCATGGTAGCAAGAGCCAATGCAGCTGATGTAATGATGCTTACCGGAGGCGACCAATTGAGGCTCACTTCTATCCTAGGCGGTACGAGGTTCCATGATACTATTCTATTAAAATATCAGGAACAGGATTTCATCTACTCAGGAACTTCTGCGGGAGCTGCTGCTGCTTCTGAGAATATGATCTATCAGGGAAGCAGTTCCGAAGCTTTGCTAAAAGGAGAAATCAAAACCACCCAGGGACTGGGTTTAATTGATAATGTTATCATTGACACCCATTTTGTACAGCGTGGCAGAATCGGACGTCTTTTCCAGGCTGTCGTAAATAATCCAAGAACACTGGGCATCGGGCTGGGGGAAGATACAGGGCTTTTCATCCATAATGATGTGATGACCGCTGTAGGTTCCGGTCTTGTCATCCTGGTTGACGGGAGGTTCATCAAAGATACCAATCTTACCAATATCAATTTAGGAGAGCCTATTTCTATTGATAATCTAACGGTGCATGTCATGTCTATGAATGATCATTATGATCTTACTACCAAGACATTAACCATTGAAAACTCTCAGTTTAACCCAATTCCTCAGGACAAATAG
- a CDS encoding carboxylate-amine ligase, whose protein sequence is MHQFTIGIEEEYQIIDVESRDLISHVSKIIEGGKAVLSENLKHEMHESMIEMETGICQNIQAARAELTNLRRHLINTAHEQGLRVSGGGTHPFSHWSDNTITQGERYIKIVDDMGDVARENLIFGLHVHIGIPNREEGVRIQNVMRYFLPHVYALSTNSPFWIGRYTGFKSYRQEIFVKFPRTGIPSYFNSLAEFDSYVDLLIKTGTIDNAKKIWWDLRVHPFYPTIEFRICDMPLRIDETVCLAAIMQSLVAKIYKLHQQNLSFRSYRRLLLNENKWRASKSGIEAHLIDFGKEESVPYPHLLKELLEFIDDVVDDLGCRKEVEYAWKILENGTGADRQLQIFRETGDLTKVVDYMISETEYGITHGEPAS, encoded by the coding sequence ATGCATCAATTTACTATTGGAATCGAAGAAGAGTATCAGATCATTGATGTTGAAAGCAGAGATCTTATTTCTCACGTTTCGAAAATCATCGAAGGAGGCAAAGCCGTTTTAAGTGAAAACCTGAAACATGAAATGCACGAATCCATGATCGAAATGGAAACAGGGATCTGTCAGAATATTCAGGCAGCAAGAGCTGAATTAACCAATTTAAGACGACATCTTATCAATACTGCTCATGAACAGGGACTTCGGGTCTCTGGCGGCGGAACGCATCCCTTTTCCCATTGGTCTGACAATACCATCACACAGGGAGAAAGGTATATTAAAATCGTTGATGATATGGGAGATGTAGCCCGGGAAAACCTTATTTTCGGACTGCATGTTCATATAGGAATTCCTAACCGTGAAGAAGGAGTAAGAATTCAGAATGTGATGCGCTACTTTCTACCCCACGTCTATGCCTTATCCACCAATTCTCCTTTCTGGATAGGACGGTATACAGGTTTTAAATCTTACCGGCAGGAAATTTTCGTAAAATTCCCCAGAACAGGGATTCCGAGCTATTTTAATTCTTTAGCTGAATTTGACAGCTATGTTGATCTTCTGATAAAAACAGGAACAATTGATAATGCGAAGAAGATATGGTGGGACTTACGGGTGCACCCGTTCTACCCTACCATTGAATTCAGAATATGCGACATGCCGTTAAGAATTGATGAAACAGTCTGTCTTGCTGCCATCATGCAGAGCTTGGTTGCAAAGATTTATAAACTGCACCAGCAAAACCTTAGCTTCAGAAGCTACAGGAGGCTCCTGCTGAATGAAAATAAATGGAGGGCTTCCAAAAGCGGTATTGAAGCTCATCTGATTGATTTTGGCAAAGAAGAATCGGTTCCTTATCCGCATCTTCTGAAAGAACTTTTAGAATTTATTGATGATGTTGTAGATGATTTAGGATGCAGAAAAGAAGTTGAATATGCATGGAAAATTCTGGAAAACGGAACGGGTGCGGACAGGCAGCTTCAGATATTCAGGGAAACCGGCGACCTTACCAAAGTCGTGGATTATATGATTTCAGAAACCGAGTATGGTATCACACACGGAGAACCTGCTTCATAA